One Bacteroidales bacterium DNA segment encodes these proteins:
- a CDS encoding PQQ-dependent sugar dehydrogenase, giving the protein MKNLPMHLFTGLLILLPVMAIQAQENEGRQLYKQHCAQCHGAELDGGNAQSLINGVWQYGGGRSYKFRNIKFGIPHVGMPAYDETLSDDEIDRVLAYIEDFETERSQDREEIPLDLQTLDYQMEMEVITDKLEIPWAIDFIGDNKILVTERPGRLRIIENDQLMEEPVKNTPEVLHSGQGGLLDVKVDPQYEKNGWIYLAYSHELKEENEGERTPAMTRIVRGKIKDNTWTGQEVIFEAPHDTYRTTRYHYGSRIVFDPEGYLYFSIGDRGAQDQAQDLSRPNGKIHRINPDGSIPKDNPFKDRKGALPSIFAFGSRNAQGLGVHPETGEIWETEHGPMGGDEINLIQGGKNYGWPVITYGKNYDGTIITEETDRPGMMQPILYYKPSIAVCGMSFYTGDEFPKWNNDLLVTALRFEEVQLLRVYDHRILHTETILKNAGRVRDAAPGPDGAIYVVVNQPGRILKLTNADK; this is encoded by the coding sequence ATGAAAAATTTACCGATGCACTTATTCACCGGGCTGCTTATTCTTCTACCTGTAATGGCTATTCAGGCGCAGGAGAATGAGGGAAGACAACTGTACAAGCAACATTGTGCCCAGTGCCACGGGGCCGAATTAGACGGAGGCAATGCCCAGAGTTTAATCAACGGTGTATGGCAGTATGGAGGAGGCAGAAGCTATAAATTCCGCAACATCAAATTCGGCATTCCACATGTAGGCATGCCGGCATATGATGAAACCCTGAGCGATGACGAAATAGATCGGGTGCTTGCTTATATTGAGGATTTTGAGACGGAAAGAAGCCAAGACAGAGAGGAAATACCACTCGATCTGCAGACACTGGATTACCAGATGGAGATGGAGGTGATCACCGATAAGCTGGAAATACCCTGGGCCATTGATTTCATTGGTGATAACAAAATACTGGTCACCGAGCGGCCAGGGCGGCTGCGGATCATCGAAAACGACCAACTGATGGAGGAGCCGGTAAAGAATACACCGGAAGTTTTGCACAGCGGACAGGGTGGTCTGCTTGATGTTAAGGTAGATCCCCAATATGAAAAAAACGGTTGGATATACCTGGCCTATAGCCATGAGCTGAAAGAAGAAAATGAAGGAGAGCGTACACCCGCCATGACAAGGATAGTAAGAGGCAAAATAAAAGACAATACCTGGACCGGGCAGGAGGTAATCTTTGAGGCGCCACATGATACTTACCGCACCACAAGATATCACTATGGCAGCCGCATCGTATTTGATCCCGAGGGATATCTCTATTTCAGCATAGGAGACCGCGGAGCACAAGACCAGGCCCAGGATTTGAGCCGTCCAAACGGAAAGATCCACCGGATCAACCCAGATGGAAGCATACCAAAAGACAATCCCTTTAAGGACCGAAAAGGTGCACTGCCTTCCATATTCGCCTTCGGATCAAGAAATGCCCAGGGGCTGGGTGTGCATCCTGAAACTGGCGAAATTTGGGAAACCGAACACGGACCTATGGGAGGAGATGAAATCAACCTGATACAGGGGGGAAAAAATTATGGATGGCCGGTCATCACCTACGGAAAAAACTACGATGGAACCATCATCACCGAGGAGACCGATAGACCCGGCATGATGCAGCCGATACTTTACTATAAACCTTCGATCGCTGTATGCGGTATGTCTTTTTATACCGGTGATGAATTTCCAAAATGGAACAACGATCTGCTGGTAACAGCCCTTCGCTTTGAAGAGGTTCAGCTTCTCCGTGTTTACGATCACCGGATTCTGCATACCGAAACCATATTGAAAAACGCGGGCCGTGTCAGAGATGCAGCCCCCGGTCCGGATGGCGCCATTTATGTGGTTGTAAACCAGCCAGGACGCATTTTGAAGCTGACCAATGCGGATAAATAA
- a CDS encoding MCE family protein: protein MRNRSQKIRLGVFLFVSLAILLSVIGFLAAREFFEKEDIYYVSYEGVSVSGLEVGSPVKYMGINVGTIKHITIDPRMSIR from the coding sequence ATGAGAAATCGTTCACAAAAAATCCGTCTTGGGGTTTTTCTCTTTGTAAGTCTGGCAATACTGCTTTCTGTCATAGGTTTTTTAGCCGCCCGGGAGTTTTTCGAAAAAGAGGATATATATTATGTATCCTATGAAGGCGTTTCCGTTAGTGGCCTGGAGGTAGGCAGCCCTGTTAAATACATGGGAATCAATGTAGGAACCATTAAGCACATTACCATTGACCCCAGAATGTCAATAAGGTGA
- a CDS encoding YIP1 family protein has product MSNGSFSFGKFYKDSKQTLFQPKAYFAEMEISGGLGEPILKALVYGVIAGIFILIWSLLDIIGVTAGSNSGNDAVVGFFGTIIGAVVGVFVAGLIIMALSYICSGNKNYEANMRVAASIMVVLPVSSILGFFGGISYVLGAVIALLVHLYGVYMLYNALVSTLKGDQKPAKAISYILGVLLVIFAIIGLV; this is encoded by the coding sequence ATGAGTAATGGTAGTTTTAGTTTCGGCAAGTTTTATAAAGATTCAAAGCAAACCCTTTTTCAACCCAAAGCGTACTTCGCTGAAATGGAGATCAGTGGAGGTCTGGGTGAACCCATTCTTAAAGCTTTGGTTTATGGGGTTATAGCAGGAATCTTTATATTGATCTGGAGCCTGTTGGATATAATAGGTGTTACAGCAGGTAGTAACAGCGGCAATGATGCTGTAGTAGGTTTTTTCGGCACCATCATCGGAGCTGTTGTGGGTGTGTTTGTTGCAGGATTGATTATTATGGCCCTCTCTTACATTTGCAGTGGCAACAAAAATTATGAGGCCAACATGCGGGTAGCTGCTTCCATCATGGTCGTGTTACCCGTCAGTTCGATTCTGGGATTCTTCGGTGGAATCAGTTACGTGCTGGGTGCGGTGATCGCGCTGCTGGTTCATCTGTACGGTGTGTATATGCTTTATAATGCACTTGTAAGTACATTAAAAGGAGACCAAAAGCCTGCCAAGGCAATTTCTTACATCTTGGGTGTATTACTGGTTATTTTTGCCATTATCGGTTTGGTATAG